CATCAGAATCATCGGCACGAAGTCGCTTTAAACCACTCAATCGTTCCTGACGTGCGTGGCAAGTGTGCCGGATGACCATACTCAGGTGGGGAGCAGAAGGCCGGGTCGGGAAACTTATTTGTGCTGCCATCAGGCGAAGGTGAGTGCCAAGTCCTGTGTTGAAGCCTGCAGTTGACCCAGGCACCGGTAATCCTCTGATCACCCGCTATGTTCTTATTAATGCCTGAGTTCAGGCTGCCGAATTGATGTTTCCCCGCAACGCGACAACCATCAATCGATGTGTTACGTTTTATGCCCGGCCGCTTGACGTTCATAATTGACCGTGCGATGGTTCTGCCACCGAACGTCGACGATCCGTTTTCCATACGGGGGTCGATTGATCGGCCGTACCGAAAAGAAAAACCAATTCCGCTGCTTCACCCGGTCAGTCCGTGGGCGGGCAGGAATCGTTCCTGCCTGACACTTGTGGTTGAGCTCGGCTGCCTCTATTGAGCCTTCTGGTGTTTGCTTTTCCTCTGTGATGGGAGTCTGTTTGATGTCAGCACCCGGTCGTCCCCGTTTATTGATGCTGTCTGTCGGGTTGATTGTTTTGTCGGTCCTCATCACAGGATGTGCGGACCCGGAGCCAGCATGGGAACCCAAACTGGTTCCCGGTGAGAAATTAGAGACCGAATCCGATTCATCGTCACCGGAATCGGCTGACACAGAATCCTCATCTTCGCAGACAGCCGGTGAGGCAACATCAATCAGCCTGGAATTCGGCACCTGGAACGATGTCCAGGCTCGTATCAAGGAAAGTGCCGGCAAGGTCGTGGTTGTTGACTTGTGGTCCACATCGTGTCTTCCGTGTATTGAAGAGCTCCCACAACTGGGGCGTCTGCAGCGAGACCAGCCGAATGACGTTGTGTGCATCAGCCTGTGTCTGGACTATGCCGGGATCAAATCAAAACCACCGACATTCTACGAAGACCGAGTAAAACAGGTACTGCAGACGTGTGAAGTCGACGTGTTGAATTATCTGTGCACCACCGAATCAGACGAGGTCTATACATCGCTGGACCTGCCGTCGATTCCTGCCGTGTATGTGTATGGCAGCGACGGAACACTGGCCAAACGGTTCGACGCATCAATGCTGAAAGACGGTGCGGGCAGCGAAGAACCGTTCACCTACGACAGCGATATTCTGCCAATGGTCGAGCAACTGATTACTGACGAACGCTGAGCACCGAACTGCCCTCGCTCACAAGAGTGTCCCTCTCCTGGTTTCACAAATTCACAATCCCGCTCGACTGATGTTCCGAACAGTCTGTGGGCGTCATTTGTTGCGGCCACGTCGCAACTGAACGTGCCGGTTACGCTAACCGCTATTGTCCGTCCGACGCCAGATCCAGACGGTGTTTGATCAGCCGTTCCCATTCGAATTCGCCAGCGGCGGAATCATATGCATTGAAGGCCTCGGTTCGGTCAATGACGAACACCGCACGCTGTTCCCAACCTGCGTCGTCTTTTTCGTTCGAATTATCGTCCAAGTCCAGTCCCATGCGGCCACCAATCCGGAAGACACCACTCGCATCCGGCACGGCTTCAAAGTAAGCGGCCGTCCCATAGACAATGAAACAGTTACTGGTTGTGGTGGTGTTATTCATGATCTTCGACAGAAACTGATGGCGATGCACCATGTTGGCTGCTGAGCCCACTTTACCCTGTACGGCCGCATTGGTGACTGTTTCTATATCGGGATCCTGATGGAAGGCTGTGTCGCCTGGTTCCAGCCAGTGTCGGTTGGTCGTGGCAACATCGGTCGGTTCACCGAACGCATTATCGATGGGCAGGGTAACATTATNCGCGATATGTGCGGGACGATGCAAACTGCCACGTCGCAGAATCGTATNATCGATTCCGGTATCTGACGGACTGCCGGTCGCACCTGCCACACCGGTGGTATACGCCAGTGAACGGAATGGGCGGCTGTTCGGTGTGCCTGGAAGCCACATCTGTGCTGCCACGCCAGTATCGCCGTTGACCGTGTTCACATAGCCGTCACGTTCGTTGATCAGTTCCAGCCAGCGATCGCGGCCTGTCGTCAATCCCGGTGTCGCGTCGTTTCCATCCNGCGTTGTTGACGTCAGAAATGGTCCGTCCAGGTCACCGTTGCCGTTGGTATCCGTCATCACCGGCAGATTGGCGATGTTCAGATCATCCAGCAGGCCGGCGTAGACCTCGCGGNGACGGATCGTATTNAGATTCAGTTTCCCCGGCANACGCTGCAGATTGATGTAGTTTCCCAGCATGCGGTTGACGCGCGAGGGAACCTCAACGAACTGCAGCAGTCGATGCCACGCGTTGTCGTCTGCAGGATTAATACCGGCCGCATCGGGTTGCAGGATCATGCCTGCAGCCCCAGCGATGTTGTCCGGTGAATCCGCAAAGAAACCTTTTGATGGATCAATATTTGAAGCTTCATACTGGGGATACCGAGCCTGGAGCTGTCCGGGAAACCGCATGCGGTCGATACTGCGGGTCATTAGCTTCGGCCCCACAAGCGGCAGGTTCAGCAATTCACCGGTGGACGCGAAATCACGATCGAAATGAGCCTGCCACAAACTGAAGACCCCGCCAGCCCAGCCGTTCGTACGGGAGTTCATATTACTGCCGATCGTGTTACTGCGATTGACACCATCGACGCTAACCCCATCAGGATCCTGACCGCT
This portion of the Fuerstiella sp. genome encodes:
- a CDS encoding TlpA family protein disulfide reductase produces the protein MSAPGRPRLLMLSVGLIVLSVLITGCADPEPAWEPKLVPGEKLETESDSSSPESADTESSSSQTAGEATSISLEFGTWNDVQARIKESAGKVVVVDLWSTSCLPCIEELPQLGRLQRDQPNDVVCISLCLDYAGIKSKPPTFYEDRVKQVLQTCEVDVLNYLCTTESDEVYTSLDLPSIPAVYVYGSDGTLAKRFDASMLKDGAGSEEPFTYDSDILPMVEQLITDER